In the Molothrus aeneus isolate 106 chromosome 28, BPBGC_Maene_1.0, whole genome shotgun sequence genome, one interval contains:
- the DUSP3 gene encoding dual specificity protein phosphatase 3, whose product MGDYQISVEELNDLLSNGSGCYSLPSAHSNEVVPRIHVGNAFIAKNIMRLQHLGITHVLNAAEGKSFMHVNTNAEFYEGSGIRYHGIKANDTQEFNLSRYFEEAADFIDKALSQKDGQVLVHCREGYSRSPTLVIAYLMLRRGMDVRSALCAVRQQREIGPNDGFLRQLCQLNERLLKEGKVQP is encoded by the exons ATGGGCGATTACCAGATCTCGGTGGAGGAGCTGAACGATCTCCTGTCTAACGGGAGCGGCTGCTACAGCCTGCCCAGCGCGCACAGCAACGAGGTGGTGCCGCGCATCCACGTGGGGAACGC GTTCATAGCCAAGAACATAATGAGGCTGCAGCATCTGGGGATAACCCATGTTCTGAATGCAGCAGAGGGGAAATCATTCATGCATGTGAACACTAATGCAGAGTTCTATGAAGGCTCAGGCATCAGATACCATGGCATTAAAGCCAATGACACACAGGAATTTAACCTCAGTCGCTACTTTGAGGAGGCAGCTGATTTTATTGACAAAGCCCTTTCCCAGAAGGATG GCCAGGTGCTGGTGCACTGCCGGGAGGGCTACAGCCGCTCGCCCACGCTGGTCATCGCCTACCTGATGCTGCGGCGGGGCATGGACGTGCGCAGCGCGCTCTGCGCCGTGCGCCAGCAGCGCGAGATCGGCCCCAACGACGGCTTCCTccggcagctctgccagctcaaCGAGCGCCTGCTGAAGGAGGGCAAGGTCCAGCCCTAG
- the LOC136567342 gene encoding ras-related protein Rab-18-B-like, translating into MEPAGLTLKLLLVGDSGVGKTSLLRRFTDGAFEPRLTPTVGIDFKVKKMLVEGRAVQLAIWDTAGQERFRTVTPSYYRGAQGVVLVYDVTRKATFTGLGRWLNELEMHTTSSSTVKMLVGNKTDKPDREVERKEGLQLARKHSLLFIETSAKTQDGVHHAFEELVIKILQTPDLWDKGTGKKGVQLLESSAQQHKGLCGAYCALI; encoded by the exons ATGGAGCCCGCAGGCCTCAccctgaagctgctgctggtcGGGGACAGCGGCGTGGGCAAGACCAG cctcCTGCGGAGGTTCACGGACGGCGCCTTCGAGCCGCGCCTCACACCCACCGTCG GTATTGATTTTAAAGTGAAGAAAATGCTGGTGGAGGGCCGTGCAGTACAGCTGGCCATATGG GATACAGCAGGACAGGAGCGTTTCAGAACAGTGACTCCCAGTTACTACAGAGGAGCTCAAGGGGTTGTTTTAG TGTATGATGTTACAAGAAAAGCCACTTTCACAGGACTGGGAAGGTGGCTGAATGAGCTGGAGATGCACACCACATCCAGCAGCACTGTGAAGATGTTGGTTGGCAATAAAACTGATAAG cctgacCGTGAAGTGGAGAGAAAAGAAGGGCTGCAGCTTGCCAGGAAACACTCACTGCTTTTCATAG AGACCAGTGCCAAGACACAGGATGGAGTGCACCATGCCTTTGAGGAGCTGGTGATAAAGATCCTGCAGACTCCAGATCTCTGGGATAAGGGCACAGGGAAAAAGGGAGTGCAGCTCCTGGAatcttcagcacagcagcataaAGGGTTATGTGGTGCCTACTGTGCACTTATTTAA